The Aurantiacibacter gangjinensis genome includes a region encoding these proteins:
- a CDS encoding PilZ domain-containing protein, with amino-acid sequence MSIQNTLGRYDIASQEDRSAPRTKIMIPAQLRGSGMRAFQTVVNDLSLSGFSATAVNRMHVGSVCWLTLPGLESLQAEVVWWENGQAGCAFTNLLSPIVHDNILARYRGDGALRG; translated from the coding sequence ATGAGCATTCAGAATACCTTGGGTCGCTACGATATCGCTTCTCAGGAAGATCGCAGCGCCCCGCGCACCAAGATCATGATCCCCGCCCAGCTTCGCGGCTCTGGCATGCGCGCATTCCAGACGGTCGTGAACGACCTGTCGCTATCGGGCTTTTCCGCCACCGCCGTAAACCGGATGCATGTGGGATCGGTCTGCTGGCTCACCTTGCCCGGGCTGGAAAGCCTGCAGGCGGAAGTCGTATGGTGGGAAAATGGGCAGGCCGGCTGCGCCTTTACCAACCTTCTCAGCCCCATCGTGCATGACAATATCCTCGCCCGCTATCGCGGCGATGGCGCTCTGCGCGGGTAA
- a CDS encoding SDR family NAD(P)-dependent oxidoreductase, translating into MSDKSLEGKVALVTGASRGIGAATAKALADRGAHVVLVARKVKDLENVEDAIHNAGGTSTIAPLDLTEGESIGRLAQAIAERWDRLDVLVLNAATMPTLTPVTQIDGKQFNQALTLNVLSTQALLAAFDPLLKRAEAGRIIGLTSSLAQKIRPFWGAYAASKAAFEALLEAHGMEVERISETRVAIVDPGATRTTMRERAYPGEDPQTVKPPEVVGEHIAAMLEQDFANLHRIRVETPR; encoded by the coding sequence ATGTCCGACAAATCGCTGGAGGGCAAAGTCGCCCTCGTCACCGGAGCCAGCCGCGGCATCGGTGCTGCCACTGCAAAGGCGCTTGCCGACAGGGGCGCGCATGTCGTGCTGGTCGCCCGCAAGGTGAAGGACCTGGAAAATGTCGAGGATGCCATCCACAATGCGGGCGGCACATCCACGATCGCCCCGCTCGACCTGACCGAAGGCGAGAGCATCGGACGGCTGGCGCAGGCAATCGCCGAGCGGTGGGACAGGCTGGACGTGCTGGTGCTGAACGCGGCCACCATGCCAACGCTCACGCCCGTCACGCAGATCGACGGCAAGCAGTTCAACCAGGCGCTGACTTTGAATGTGCTGTCGACGCAGGCGCTCCTCGCCGCGTTCGACCCGCTGCTGAAGCGCGCCGAGGCCGGGCGTATCATCGGCCTCACCAGTTCGCTGGCGCAGAAGATCCGGCCCTTCTGGGGCGCCTATGCCGCCAGCAAGGCCGCATTCGAAGCTTTGCTGGAAGCGCATGGCATGGAAGTGGAGCGCATTAGCGAAACGCGCGTCGCCATCGTCGACCCCGGTGCGACTCGCACCACCATGCGCGAACGGGCTTATCCCGGCGAAGACCCGCAAACGGTAAAGCCGCCCGAAGTGGTTGGCGAGCATATCGCCGCCATGCTGGAGCAGGATTTCGCCAATCTGCACCGCATACGAGTGGAAACGCCGCGTTAA